The following proteins are encoded in a genomic region of Cyclonatronum proteinivorum:
- a CDS encoding mechanosensitive ion channel family protein gives MIPQQFTQIAQNVSDYLGTSVGISENLLHSLVIILVLLLLRYLMIAFVFWKSKTPSVHYNFRRYSAQVFFVIGVFLIGRVWFEGFQSIATFLGLLSVGLALALRELLTDLAGWVYIIVRKPFEMGDRIEVAGVKGDVIDKRLFTFSVIEIGNRVDAEQSTGRIIHIPNNKVFSDPVANYTSGFPFIWHEIPVTITYDSNHTKAKELFQQVLETHAEMYVHEAQQALVQAQENFMLKYTILTPTIFLTVRENGILLSARYLCPVRKTRATEQAISLDLLQKFSAEPDIRYAFSNIRLHQGGSGQKPSEA, from the coding sequence ATGATCCCTCAACAGTTTACCCAAATAGCCCAAAATGTCTCGGACTACCTGGGCACTTCCGTCGGCATTTCCGAAAACCTGCTCCACAGCCTGGTTATCATCCTGGTACTGCTCCTACTGCGCTACCTGATGATCGCGTTTGTGTTCTGGAAGAGCAAAACCCCGTCGGTTCACTACAACTTCAGGCGGTACTCGGCGCAGGTCTTTTTTGTGATCGGGGTGTTTTTGATTGGAAGAGTCTGGTTTGAAGGCTTTCAGTCCATTGCTACATTTTTGGGACTGCTCTCTGTTGGTTTGGCGCTTGCCCTACGCGAGCTGCTCACCGACCTTGCCGGGTGGGTCTATATTATTGTGAGGAAGCCGTTTGAGATGGGCGATCGCATTGAAGTAGCCGGGGTGAAGGGGGATGTGATCGACAAACGGCTGTTCACTTTTTCCGTGATTGAAATCGGCAACCGCGTTGATGCGGAACAGAGCACGGGGCGCATCATCCATATCCCCAATAACAAGGTTTTTTCGGATCCGGTAGCGAATTACACAAGCGGCTTTCCTTTCATCTGGCACGAAATCCCGGTAACCATCACTTACGACTCCAACCACACCAAAGCAAAGGAATTGTTTCAACAGGTACTTGAAACGCATGCCGAGATGTATGTACACGAAGCACAGCAGGCCCTTGTGCAGGCTCAGGAGAATTTCATGCTCAAATACACCATCCTCACGCCAACTATTTTCCTGACGGTGCGTGAAAATGGCATCCTGCTCTCCGCCCGGTACTTATGCCCCGTACGCAAGACCCGCGCAACCGAACAAGCCATCAGCCTTGATCTGCTTCAGAAGTTCAGCGCCGAACCGGATATCCGCTACGCCTTCAGCAACATCCGTCTGCATCAGGGTGGCAGCGGTCAGAAGCCTTCGGAAGCCTGA